In Vanacampus margaritifer isolate UIUO_Vmar chromosome 9, RoL_Vmar_1.0, whole genome shotgun sequence, the following proteins share a genomic window:
- the LOC144057614 gene encoding retinoic acid receptor RXR-beta-A-like isoform X3, with amino-acid sequence MSSQQPNSSAPNSPTNVIGSPFSINSLGFGPISHSQLSASGAMSGMHSISSSEDIKPPFGLRPMSAHSPGIMLSQKRLCVICGDRSSGKHYGVYSCEGCKGFFKRTVRKDLSYTCRDNKECLVDKRQRNRCQYCRYQKCLAMGMKREAVQEERQRNREREGELEFSMGINEEMPVEKILEAETAVELKTELHSDGGSAGNSPHDAVTNICQTADKQLFALVEWAKRIPHFCELPLDDQVILLRAGWNELLIASFSHRSIGLKDGVLLTSELQRDGAHSAGVGAIFDRESVQSAEVGAIFDRVLTELVNKMRDMQMDKTELGCLRAIVLFNPDAKGLSNTGEVEVLREKVYASLEAYCKHKYPEQQGRFAKLLLRLPALRSIGLKCLEHLFFFKLIGDTPIDTFLMEMLEAPHQLA; translated from the exons ATGTCTTCCCAGCAACCGAACAGCTCAGCACCCAACAGTCCCACGAATGTCATTGGTTCTCCGTTCTCTATTAACTCTCTTGGATTTGGACCCATCAGCCACAGCCAG CTCTCTGCTTCAGGTGCCATGTCAGGGATGCATTCAATCAGCAGCTCTGAGGACATCAAGCCTCCGTTCGGCCTGAGGCCCATGTCCGCGCACAGCCCGGGAATCATGTTGTCTCAGAAGCGCCTGTGCGTCATTTGCGGAGACCGCTCGTCCG GCAAGCACTACGGTGTGTACAGCTGCGAGGGCTGCAAAGGATTTTTCAAGAGGACGGTCCGCAAAGACTTGAGCTACACGTGCAGGGACAACAAGGAGTGCCTGGTGGACAAACGCCAGCGCAACCGCTGCCAGTACTGCCGCTACCAGAAGTGCCTGGCCATGGGCATGAAGAGGGAAG CGGTCCAGGAGGAGCGCCAGAGGAACCGCGAGCGGGAAGGCGAGCTGGAGTTCAGCATGGGCATTAACGAGGAGATGCCGGTGGAGAAGATCTTGGAGGCGGAGACTGCGGTGGAGCTGAAGACCGAGCTGCACTCTGACGGAGGCTCCGCGGGCAACTCG CCCCATGACGCGGTCACCAACATCTGCCAGACCGCAGACAAGCAGCTGTTCGCCCTGGTGGAATGGGCCAAGAGGATCCCTCACTTTTGTGAGCTGCCCCTCGATGACCAGGTCATCCTCCTGCGCGCAG GTTGGAACGAGCTCCTCATCGCCTCCTTCTCCCACCGCTCCATTGGCCTGAAAGACGGCGTTCTACTCACTTCGGAGCTGCAGCGTGACGGCGCTCACAGTGCAGGAGTTGGAGCCATCTTTGACAG GGAGAGTGTGCAGAGTGCAGAGGTTGGCGCCATATTTGACAG GGTTCTCACCGAGCTGGTCAACAAGATGAGAGATATGCAAATGGACAAGACGGAGCTGGGCTGCCTTCGCGCCATCGTCCTCTTCAACCCAG ATGCTAAAGGTCTGTCCAACACGGGCGAAGTGGAGGTGCTCCGAGAGAAGGTCTACGCATCGCTGGAGGCTTACTGCAAACATAAGTACCCCGAGCAGCAGGGCAG GTTCGCCAAGCTGCTCCTTCGCCTGCCGGCCCTGCGCTCCATCGGCCTGAAGTGCTTGGAGCACCTGTTCTTCTTCAAGCTGATCGGCGACACGCCCATTGACACTTTCCTCATGGAGATGCTTGAAGCTCCTCATCAGCTGGCCTAG
- the LOC144057219 gene encoding macrophage mannose receptor 1-like isoform X1, with the protein MKTTTLYLLLISEFCSFKLSFSNFHYISLQRNYEDAKDYCRRMHTDLAAINNMTDMKDLIASVPNNTVRSWIGLELGNVSKWHWARPHQKVNFLNWKKGNPQGLGQDSCAAMDPQGEWFESECETQRSFVCHGNSDAPSDYIFVANTKSWRDAQKHCRDLSLDLVSVGSAAENKEVQNVSAAQNVWIGLFRDSWRWSDGSESSFRYWKPQQPNYREDRDCVAAIFKDDGQWNNLKCSSQRTFVCQGSSKVPATTQTSTNETLPTTVTTPPNNSTSGVVPFNSTAATSTQQSNTGGVSAATTQAGTRNTTQSSTVTPAGSSPPLTSGNLILIRENMTWMEALSYCRQHYLDLVFITGQSTQDQVAQMAQNATSSHIWLGLRYTCTFDLWFWSGSSADCYQNWAPGQGPPEHVYECGVTGAMVTTGGQHWVGLSETQQLNFICQDCAG; encoded by the exons ATGAAAACAACAACCCTTTATCTACTGCTAATTTCAg AATTCTGCTCCTTTAAATTGTCGTTTTCCAACTTCCACTACATCTCGCTCCAGAGGAACTATGAAGACGCGAAGGACTACTGCAGACGGATGCACACGGATCTTGCTGCTATCAACAACATGACGGATATGAAGGATCTGATTGCCTCTGTTCCAAATAACACGGTCAGATCTTGGATAGGACTGGAGCTGGGAAATGTATCAAAGTGGCATTGGGCCCGGCCTCATCAAAAAGTCAATTTCTTGAACTGGAAGAAAGGAAATCCACAGGGATTGGGTCAGGATTCATGCGCAGCTATGGACCCACAGGGAGAATGGTTTGAAAGTGAGTGTGAAACCCAAAGGAGCTTTGTTTGTCATG GCAACAGCGATGCTCCAAGTGACTACATTTTTGTTGCCAACACTAAATCATGGAGGGACGCCCAAAAGCACTGCCGGGATTTATCTTTGGATCTGGTCAGTGTCGGCTCAGCAGCAGAGAACAAGGAAGTCCAGAATGTGTCGGCAGCTCAAAATGTGTGGATCGGCCTCTTTCGAGATTCATGGAGGTGGTCCGACGGGAGCGAGTCATCGTTCCGCTACTGGAAACCGCAGCAACCAAACTATCGCGAAGATCGGGATTGTGTTGCTGCTATATTCAAAGATGACGGCCAGTGGAATAATCTGAAATGTAGCAGCCAACGCACCTTTGTCTGTCAAGGCT CCAGCAAAGTTCCAGCAACCACTCAGACAAGCACAAATGAGACACTGCCAACGACTGTCACAACACCTCCAAACAACTCAACTTCAGGAGTGGTTCCATTTAATTCCACAGCAGCTACTTCTACCCAACAATCAAATACAG GTGGTGTCTCTGCTGCTACGACGCAGGCGGGGACACGGAACACAACACAGTCATCCACTGTAACACCCGCTGGAAGTAGTCCTCCTTTGACTTCAG GAAACCTGATATTAATACGTGAAAACATGACTTGGATGGAAGCCTTGAGTTACTGCAGACAGCACTACTTGGACCTCGTCTTCATCACTGGGCAAAGCACTCAGGATCAAGTGGCGCAGATGGCACAGAATGCCACATCATCCCATATTTGGCTTGGTTTGCGCTACACTTGCACCTTTGACCTTTGGTTTTGGAGCGGTTCATCCGCTGACTGTTACCAGAACTGGGCACCTGGACAAGGACCACCAGAGCATGTATATGAATGTGGAGTAACTGGTGCCATGGTGACCACAGGGGGGCAGCATTGGGTGGGCTTGTCTGAGACGCAGCAACTCAACTTTATCTGCCAGGACTGTGCCGGATAA
- the LOC144057219 gene encoding uncharacterized protein LOC144057219 isoform X2: MHTDLAAINNMTDMKDLIASVPNNTVRSWIGLELGNVSKWHWARPHQKVNFLNWKKGNPQGLGQDSCAAMDPQGEWFESECETQRSFVCHGNSDAPSDYIFVANTKSWRDAQKHCRDLSLDLVSVGSAAENKEVQNVSAAQNVWIGLFRDSWRWSDGSESSFRYWKPQQPNYREDRDCVAAIFKDDGQWNNLKCSSQRTFVCQGSSKVPATTQTSTNETLPTTVTTPPNNSTSGVVPFNSTAATSTQQSNTGGVSAATTQAGTRNTTQSSTVTPAGSSPPLTSGNLILIRENMTWMEALSYCRQHYLDLVFITGQSTQDQVAQMAQNATSSHIWLGLRYTCTFDLWFWSGSSADCYQNWAPGQGPPEHVYECGVTGAMVTTGGQHWVGLSETQQLNFICQDCAG; this comes from the exons ATGCACACGGATCTTGCTGCTATCAACAACATGACGGATATGAAGGATCTGATTGCCTCTGTTCCAAATAACACGGTCAGATCTTGGATAGGACTGGAGCTGGGAAATGTATCAAAGTGGCATTGGGCCCGGCCTCATCAAAAAGTCAATTTCTTGAACTGGAAGAAAGGAAATCCACAGGGATTGGGTCAGGATTCATGCGCAGCTATGGACCCACAGGGAGAATGGTTTGAAAGTGAGTGTGAAACCCAAAGGAGCTTTGTTTGTCATG GCAACAGCGATGCTCCAAGTGACTACATTTTTGTTGCCAACACTAAATCATGGAGGGACGCCCAAAAGCACTGCCGGGATTTATCTTTGGATCTGGTCAGTGTCGGCTCAGCAGCAGAGAACAAGGAAGTCCAGAATGTGTCGGCAGCTCAAAATGTGTGGATCGGCCTCTTTCGAGATTCATGGAGGTGGTCCGACGGGAGCGAGTCATCGTTCCGCTACTGGAAACCGCAGCAACCAAACTATCGCGAAGATCGGGATTGTGTTGCTGCTATATTCAAAGATGACGGCCAGTGGAATAATCTGAAATGTAGCAGCCAACGCACCTTTGTCTGTCAAGGCT CCAGCAAAGTTCCAGCAACCACTCAGACAAGCACAAATGAGACACTGCCAACGACTGTCACAACACCTCCAAACAACTCAACTTCAGGAGTGGTTCCATTTAATTCCACAGCAGCTACTTCTACCCAACAATCAAATACAG GTGGTGTCTCTGCTGCTACGACGCAGGCGGGGACACGGAACACAACACAGTCATCCACTGTAACACCCGCTGGAAGTAGTCCTCCTTTGACTTCAG GAAACCTGATATTAATACGTGAAAACATGACTTGGATGGAAGCCTTGAGTTACTGCAGACAGCACTACTTGGACCTCGTCTTCATCACTGGGCAAAGCACTCAGGATCAAGTGGCGCAGATGGCACAGAATGCCACATCATCCCATATTTGGCTTGGTTTGCGCTACACTTGCACCTTTGACCTTTGGTTTTGGAGCGGTTCATCCGCTGACTGTTACCAGAACTGGGCACCTGGACAAGGACCACCAGAGCATGTATATGAATGTGGAGTAACTGGTGCCATGGTGACCACAGGGGGGCAGCATTGGGTGGGCTTGTCTGAGACGCAGCAACTCAACTTTATCTGCCAGGACTGTGCCGGATAA
- the LOC144057614 gene encoding retinoic acid receptor RXR-beta-A-like isoform X1, whose translation MSSQQPNSSAPNSPTNVIGSPFSINSLGFGPISHSQLSASGAMSGMHSISSSEDIKPPFGLRPMSAHSPGIMLSQKRLCVICGDRSSGKHYGVYSCEGCKGFFKRTVRKDLSYTCRDNKECLVDKRQRNRCQYCRYQKCLAMGMKREVVRWIKEDGKDEGRMTVQEERQRNREREGELEFSMGINEEMPVEKILEAETAVELKTELHSDGGSAGNSPHDAVTNICQTADKQLFALVEWAKRIPHFCELPLDDQVILLRAGWNELLIASFSHRSIGLKDGVLLTSELQRDGAHSAGVGAIFDRESVQSAEVGAIFDRVLTELVNKMRDMQMDKTELGCLRAIVLFNPDAKGLSNTGEVEVLREKVYASLEAYCKHKYPEQQGRFAKLLLRLPALRSIGLKCLEHLFFFKLIGDTPIDTFLMEMLEAPHQLA comes from the exons ATGTCTTCCCAGCAACCGAACAGCTCAGCACCCAACAGTCCCACGAATGTCATTGGTTCTCCGTTCTCTATTAACTCTCTTGGATTTGGACCCATCAGCCACAGCCAG CTCTCTGCTTCAGGTGCCATGTCAGGGATGCATTCAATCAGCAGCTCTGAGGACATCAAGCCTCCGTTCGGCCTGAGGCCCATGTCCGCGCACAGCCCGGGAATCATGTTGTCTCAGAAGCGCCTGTGCGTCATTTGCGGAGACCGCTCGTCCG GCAAGCACTACGGTGTGTACAGCTGCGAGGGCTGCAAAGGATTTTTCAAGAGGACGGTCCGCAAAGACTTGAGCTACACGTGCAGGGACAACAAGGAGTGCCTGGTGGACAAACGCCAGCGCAACCGCTGCCAGTACTGCCGCTACCAGAAGTGCCTGGCCATGGGCATGAAGAGGGAAG TGGTAAGGTGGATAAAAGAAGATGGAAAAGATGAGGGTCGGATGA CGGTCCAGGAGGAGCGCCAGAGGAACCGCGAGCGGGAAGGCGAGCTGGAGTTCAGCATGGGCATTAACGAGGAGATGCCGGTGGAGAAGATCTTGGAGGCGGAGACTGCGGTGGAGCTGAAGACCGAGCTGCACTCTGACGGAGGCTCCGCGGGCAACTCG CCCCATGACGCGGTCACCAACATCTGCCAGACCGCAGACAAGCAGCTGTTCGCCCTGGTGGAATGGGCCAAGAGGATCCCTCACTTTTGTGAGCTGCCCCTCGATGACCAGGTCATCCTCCTGCGCGCAG GTTGGAACGAGCTCCTCATCGCCTCCTTCTCCCACCGCTCCATTGGCCTGAAAGACGGCGTTCTACTCACTTCGGAGCTGCAGCGTGACGGCGCTCACAGTGCAGGAGTTGGAGCCATCTTTGACAG GGAGAGTGTGCAGAGTGCAGAGGTTGGCGCCATATTTGACAG GGTTCTCACCGAGCTGGTCAACAAGATGAGAGATATGCAAATGGACAAGACGGAGCTGGGCTGCCTTCGCGCCATCGTCCTCTTCAACCCAG ATGCTAAAGGTCTGTCCAACACGGGCGAAGTGGAGGTGCTCCGAGAGAAGGTCTACGCATCGCTGGAGGCTTACTGCAAACATAAGTACCCCGAGCAGCAGGGCAG GTTCGCCAAGCTGCTCCTTCGCCTGCCGGCCCTGCGCTCCATCGGCCTGAAGTGCTTGGAGCACCTGTTCTTCTTCAAGCTGATCGGCGACACGCCCATTGACACTTTCCTCATGGAGATGCTTGAAGCTCCTCATCAGCTGGCCTAG
- the LOC144057614 gene encoding retinoic acid receptor RXR-beta-A-like isoform X2 encodes MSSQQPNSSAPNSPTNVIGSPFSINSLGFGPISHSQLSASGAMSGMHSISSSEDIKPPFGLRPMSAHSPGIMLSQKRLCVICGDRSSGKHYGVYSCEGCKGFFKRTVRKDLSYTCRDNKECLVDKRQRNRCQYCRYQKCLAMGMKREVVRWIKEDGKDEAVQEERQRNREREGELEFSMGINEEMPVEKILEAETAVELKTELHSDGGSAGNSPHDAVTNICQTADKQLFALVEWAKRIPHFCELPLDDQVILLRAGWNELLIASFSHRSIGLKDGVLLTSELQRDGAHSAGVGAIFDRESVQSAEVGAIFDRVLTELVNKMRDMQMDKTELGCLRAIVLFNPDAKGLSNTGEVEVLREKVYASLEAYCKHKYPEQQGRFAKLLLRLPALRSIGLKCLEHLFFFKLIGDTPIDTFLMEMLEAPHQLA; translated from the exons ATGTCTTCCCAGCAACCGAACAGCTCAGCACCCAACAGTCCCACGAATGTCATTGGTTCTCCGTTCTCTATTAACTCTCTTGGATTTGGACCCATCAGCCACAGCCAG CTCTCTGCTTCAGGTGCCATGTCAGGGATGCATTCAATCAGCAGCTCTGAGGACATCAAGCCTCCGTTCGGCCTGAGGCCCATGTCCGCGCACAGCCCGGGAATCATGTTGTCTCAGAAGCGCCTGTGCGTCATTTGCGGAGACCGCTCGTCCG GCAAGCACTACGGTGTGTACAGCTGCGAGGGCTGCAAAGGATTTTTCAAGAGGACGGTCCGCAAAGACTTGAGCTACACGTGCAGGGACAACAAGGAGTGCCTGGTGGACAAACGCCAGCGCAACCGCTGCCAGTACTGCCGCTACCAGAAGTGCCTGGCCATGGGCATGAAGAGGGAAG TGGTAAGGTGGATAAAAGAAGATGGAAAAGATGAGG CGGTCCAGGAGGAGCGCCAGAGGAACCGCGAGCGGGAAGGCGAGCTGGAGTTCAGCATGGGCATTAACGAGGAGATGCCGGTGGAGAAGATCTTGGAGGCGGAGACTGCGGTGGAGCTGAAGACCGAGCTGCACTCTGACGGAGGCTCCGCGGGCAACTCG CCCCATGACGCGGTCACCAACATCTGCCAGACCGCAGACAAGCAGCTGTTCGCCCTGGTGGAATGGGCCAAGAGGATCCCTCACTTTTGTGAGCTGCCCCTCGATGACCAGGTCATCCTCCTGCGCGCAG GTTGGAACGAGCTCCTCATCGCCTCCTTCTCCCACCGCTCCATTGGCCTGAAAGACGGCGTTCTACTCACTTCGGAGCTGCAGCGTGACGGCGCTCACAGTGCAGGAGTTGGAGCCATCTTTGACAG GGAGAGTGTGCAGAGTGCAGAGGTTGGCGCCATATTTGACAG GGTTCTCACCGAGCTGGTCAACAAGATGAGAGATATGCAAATGGACAAGACGGAGCTGGGCTGCCTTCGCGCCATCGTCCTCTTCAACCCAG ATGCTAAAGGTCTGTCCAACACGGGCGAAGTGGAGGTGCTCCGAGAGAAGGTCTACGCATCGCTGGAGGCTTACTGCAAACATAAGTACCCCGAGCAGCAGGGCAG GTTCGCCAAGCTGCTCCTTCGCCTGCCGGCCCTGCGCTCCATCGGCCTGAAGTGCTTGGAGCACCTGTTCTTCTTCAAGCTGATCGGCGACACGCCCATTGACACTTTCCTCATGGAGATGCTTGAAGCTCCTCATCAGCTGGCCTAG